The Maniola hyperantus chromosome 9, iAphHyp1.2, whole genome shotgun sequence genome includes a region encoding these proteins:
- the LOC117985272 gene encoding aldo-keto reductase AKR2E4-like, with protein FQLSLRVGTYEQVIPLIRDSLQRMQLDYMDLCLIHTPRNVLNLKNRDYLEIWRGLEEAKWLGLTRSIGVSNFNVTEINRILDNSKTPPAVNQIETNPTYTNLKLVAYCQSKSIIVTGYSPFGFLVPRPFNNLSLPPTFDDPILVGMAKKYCVKVSQIVLRYLVERHIMPIAGSLDKEHIKSNIDIFDFTLCPEDVLIINKFNKNIKVHLIDYDGLEEEMYRDYKNMKRFTRENNLQQYRNA; from the exons ttccagCTATCATTAAGAGTGGGCACGTATGAGCAGGTCATACCACTTATTCGAGATAGTTTACAAAGAATGCAGTTAGATTACATGGACCTATGTCTCATTCATACACCTCGCAATGTG ctcAACCTAAAGAATCGTGATTACTTGGAGATTTGGAGAGGCCTCGAAGAAGCTAAGTGGTTGGGTTTGACGAGATCCATTGGTGTTTCAAATTTTAACGTCACGGAAATTAATAGGATTCTAGATAATTCTAAAACCCCACCAGCCGTTAACCAGATTGAG ACAAATCCTACCTACACTAATCTGAAGTTAGTAGCTTATTGTCAAAGTAAAAGCATCATTGTAACTGGATACTCGCCTTTTGGTTTCCTCGTGCCAAGAccatttaataatttatcattaccACCCACTTTTGACGATCCTATATTGGTGGGGATGGCCAAGAAATACTGTGTAAAAGTGAGTCAGATTGTCCTGCGGTATTtg GTTGAACGCCACATTATGCCAATTGCTGGTTCGTTGGACAAGGAACACATTAAATCAAATATAGACATTTTTGATTTTACTCTATGCCCTGAAGACGTCCTCATCATtaataaatttaacaaaaatatcaaGGTCCACTTGATCGATTACGATGGACTGGAAGAAGAGATGTATCgtgattataaaaatatgaagagaTTTACCAGAGAGAACAATTTGCAACAGTATAGAAATGCTTAG
- the LOC117985274 gene encoding esterase FE4-like, whose protein sequence is MLLHGIYFCACGFLVSVICEPASRLVNIYQGPVKGYMAPEGGVFVFYGIPYATAPTGPQKFRPPLPPPIWTTTFEALQTNIICPQNRALTKYKGEFMMQEDCLIANVYVPDTEETNLPVVVNVHGGAFQYGYGSRRAPIHLVQSKKVIAVNFNYRVGAHGFLCLGTEDVPGNAGMKDQVALLRWVQKNIAQFGGNPNDVTINGCSSGGASVDLLMISKMAKGLFHKVIPESGSKTAPFTVQVDPIANAKKIAKELNYSNVDDIENLEKYYKTAPYEKLYEVDLGKDKHTSFVFFPCVERNIGEEIFLDDDPVNIIKKGAYTKLPMLYGISDMEGIFRTKYFDDWKDQMNEKFADFIPVNLKFSNEEEKEKVAQKIKEFYFGNETINEESILEYIKYFSDVMVGYGTARSVKMHVEAGNSQIYLYKYEFVDDSTDYIPYTNIRGAAHCAQANAISDLGDESKLSQEYKNMKSVMRDLWLNFITTGKPVPDGSEYPAWPPVGYNRSPYMSLNRTLALKSSFLGNRAPFWDDIYDKHYAKPVLWI, encoded by the exons ATGCTATTGCACGGGATATATTTTTGTGCTTGCGGGTTTCTAGTATCAGTGATATGTGAACCCGCTTCGCGACTTGTGAATATATATCAGGGGCCTGTAAAAGGTTATATGGCACCAGAAGGAGGCGTCTTTGTGTTCTATGGAATACCGTATGCTACGGCACCGACAGGGCCCCAAAAATTTAGG CCACCACTTCCGCCTCCTATCTGGACGACTACATTTGAAGCTCTTCAAACAAACATTATCTGTCCACAAAATCGTGCCTTAACTAAGTACAAAGGCGAGTTTATGATGCAAGAAGACTGCTTGATTGCTAACGTATATGTGCCTGATACAGAAGAAACAAATCTTCCCGTAGTTGTTAATGTCCACGGAGGAGCATTCCAATATGGATATGGTTCAAGAAGAGCACCAATACATTTAGTTCAGAGCAAGAAAGTAATAGCTGTGAACTTCAATTATCGTGTTGGTGCCCATGGCTTTCTCTGTCTTGGTACGGAAGATGTGCCTGGCAATGCTGGTATGAAAGACCAAGTTGCGTTACTTCGATGGgtgcaaaaaaatattgcacAGTTTGGTGGCAATCCAAATGATGTTACTATTAATGGATGTAGTTCTGGAGGTGCATCTGTCGATCTACTGATGATATCTAAGATGGCAAAAGGATTATTTCACAAAGTGATACCAGAAAGTGGGTCTAAAACTGCCCCGTTTACTGTACAAGTAGATCCCATTGCAAACGCAAAAAAAATAGCTAAAGAGTTGAACTACAGTAACGTTGACGATAttgaaaatttagaaaaatattataagacaGCTCCATACGAGAAATTGTATGAAGTTGACTTGGGAAAAGATAAACATacttcttttgttttttttccttGTGTTGAACGTAATATTGGTGAAGAGATATTCCTAGATGATGATccagttaatattataaagaagggTGCATATACCAAATTGCCAATGTTATATGGGATATCTGATATGGAAGGTATTTTTAGAACGAAATATTTTGATGATTGGAAAGACCAGATGAATGAAAAGTTTGCTGATTTTATTCcggtaaatttaaaattttctaacgaggaagaaaaagaaaaagttgcacaaaaaataaaagagttttatTTTGGAAATGAAACAATCAATGAAGAAAGTATATTAgaatatattaaatatttttcggATGTTATGGTTGGTTATGGGACAGCAAGAAGTGTGAAAATGCATGTAGAAGCTGGCAATAGCCAAATATACTTGTACAAATATGAATTTGTTGATGACAGTACGGATTACATCCCTTACACAAATATCCGTGGGGCTGCTCATTGTGCACAGGCGAATGCAATATCAGATCTAGGAGATGAAAGTAAGCTTTCGCAAGAATACAAAAATATGAAGTCAGTTATGAGAGACCTATGGctcaattttattactacagg AAAACCAGTTCCAGATGGTTCGGAGTATCCAGCCTGGCCACCTGTAGGATATAATCGGTCTCCATACATGTCCCTTAATAGGACTCTTGCACTGAAAAGTTCGTTCCTCGGAAATCGTGCTCCTTTCTGGGATGACATATATGACAAACATTATGCAAAACCTGTACTTTGGATTTAA
- the LOC117985276 gene encoding aldo-keto reductase AKR2E4-like has protein sequence MDTRYGYQLLELRILLVDELYKVPQAVFSAIESGYRHIDTAASYASEDLLAQALNDAISCGIVTREEMFITTKMALESNKRKYVVPALKMSFKRLQLDYVDLFLFHTPYNLLRKKKYDLLDIWRGLEDAKKLNLTRSIGVSNFEIEHLVQILPYCTTIPAVNQLEVNPTFTNTELVEYCQEQGIIVTAYGPMGFTVTRPGVNDPPPPSLGDPGLVKIANKYGVRTSQVVLRCLIDRGTIPISRSTNKQHMQSNIDLFKFSLTTEEVERLSGFNVNRTVYGYKRDAIFEDYRLRLLDGNRRNRKLYPLP, from the exons ATGGATACACGATACGGGTACCAGCTTTTGGAACTGCGAATCCTGtta gtTGATGAACTATATAAAGTACCCCAAGCAGTGTTTTCGGCGATAGAGAGCGGGTACAGGCATATAGATACGGCTGCGTCATACGCTTCTGAAGATTTGCTAGCACAAGCTCTAAATGATGCGATTAGCTGTGGGATTGTTACACGGGAAGAAATGTTTATTACTACTAAG ATGGCTCTGGAGTCAAATAAACGTAAATACGTAGTACCAGCACTGAAGATGTCCTTTAAGAGGCTGCAGTTAGACTACGTTGACTTATTCCTCTTTCATACGCCGTATAATctg ctgagaaaaaagaaatacgaTCTCCTGGACATTTGGCGTGGCTTGGAAGATGCCAAAAAGTTAAATTTGACAAGGTCCATCGGCGTCTCAAACTTCGAGATAGAACACTTGGTTCAGATCCTGCCTTATTGCACAACAATACCTGCTGTTAATCAACTTGAG gtaaaCCCTACCTTCACAAACACAGAATTAGTGGAATATTGCCAGGAGCAAGGTATTATCGTGACGGCTTATGGACCCATGGGCTTCACGGTCACAAGGCCCGGCGTTAATGACCCACCACCACCTTCGTTGGGTGACCCTGGGTTGGTCAAAATAGCCAATAAATATGGCGTCAGAACAAGTCAAGTCGTCCTTCGTTGTTTG ATTGATCGAGGCACGATACCAATTTCAAGGTCTACTAACAAGCAGCACATGCAGTCGAACATTGATCTATTCAAGTTCTCTCTTACTACTGAAGAAGTGGAGAGACTCAGCGGATTCAACGTGAACAGAACAGTCTACGGCTATAAAAGAGATGCGATTTTCGAAGATTATAGACTTAGATTGCTGGACGGAAACCggcgaaatagaaaattgtatCCATTGCCATAA